The genomic window ATCCGGCAATGTCTGTTTGTAATCGGTAAACAATATTATCGTTTGTACCGGCTTCAAAATCAACAGAAGAGGGGTCTGTTCCGGTTACATCTATTCCTGAAGTTATATTAAAAGTATTACTTGTTTTATCCCAATCCGGTGTTGCAACATCTCTTTGTGCAGTTAAAGTTAAATTTGTTCCTGTGGCATTGTGTTTAATACAATCAGCACCTGAAAAAGCAGCCAATCCGGAAGATGCAGTTACAATAACAGGTGTACCGTCAAGTGTTCCGCTTGATGTTATTCTTATGTCCGTATTGAAATCAGTATCTCTGTTTCCGTTTACATCTGTTGATTCAACACTTACATCAGATGCCATGCAATTTCCGGCAATAGTATTTAACGGTTGTTGAACAAACCGTAGTTCTGTTGCAACTACTGTTATTGTAAAATTATTTGAAGTAATATCGGCAGAACCGAAAGAAGATGCAAAAGTAGAGCCTGATGCATCGGCGGTAAAGCCATGATCATCATAATCAATCATAAATGAGAGTACTGCTCCGTCAACAATATTACTTGTGTTTAAGTATAATGACATTGTCATTGTTTCACTTGTACTGTTGGGAACATCTAAATTGCCGGAAGTTATTGCAAGGTCAATATGTGTATCGGTAATTGTAGTTGTTGTAATTGTAATTGCTCCTAGTGTGCTGCCTGATAATTTTATGCCTTGTATATGGTCTGTCCAATCAGCATTATTTGAAGTATGGGGTTTTATTCTGATATTTGTTACTTTCGTATCTTCTGTATCTCCGTTGTCTGTATCATTAATATCAAATTTAAAAACATTTACTGCTTCTCCGTCAGTATCTACAAGTGAGGAGATATTTCCGGCTGCTTGTTGTCCGCCGGTTGGGGTGGAGGCTTCGGAGTCGGAGTCGTTAGATGAAGGGCAATCGCAAGTATGAGTGCCGGGACTCATATCACCTGTATTGGCAGATGTAATTGTCCATTCAGAAGCAGTCCAAGTAGTATTACCGCTACAAACACTACTATTTCTTTCAGCTTGTGAATCTACATATTCCCATGCTTCACCAGTTCCGTCAACTCCAACTTCTCCATAAATATCTACTACAGAAGATCCATTATATAATTCATAAACATCATCACCATTTCCACTAATCGCACTACTTGTTTGGTCGGGGTCAAATCCATAAGCCGTATTAAAATCTGATGTATTGTATGCGATAACATAAGTATCCCCGGATGCTAAATTAGTAGTTGTAGGAATTGTAGCATTTGTAGGAGTTGTGCCTCCATTTGCATATCTTCTGATTTGCCACCCCGAAATATTGACTGATGAACTTGTAGCGTTATATATTTCAACAAATTTTGCGTTAGCAGTATTGCCAGGGTCTGCAACTTCACTTATAATTATAGTTTGCCCAAAACTCAAATCAGCAAATCCGATTAAAAGTACGGCTGTAATAAAAAGCCTTGTTAGTTTTTTGTAAAATAGTTTCATAATATATAATTTTATTATCATAGATTTCCAAAGAAAAAAAGTGAACAAATTTAGGAATAATTTATAAATAACACATAATAATTATACGTGTTTTATAAGTAAAATGTTGCGAAATTTTTAAATTGTTTTATTGTCGGATTGTGGGATTGATGAATTGTCGGATTGTCGGATAAAGAACAGGCTTTATTAAAAAATCATTGCCGGACTTTCGATGAACTCTAAAAACACCGAAAGTCTTTCAGGCAATGATATAATTAGTGTTTGTTCATAATGTCCGATTTCTTCGTTATCCTCATGTTTATAATCAGTCATTTACAAAAGTAAACTCCTGATTATAAACATTTCGGATGCCTCGAACTCGAACATTCTGAACCAAACACTGACTTTATTGACAGACACTAATTATAAACAAACCTAATTTATTACAAAAATAATATATTTTAATTACAGTTAATTAATTTTAACAGGCGAAACAGAATATCCTTGCAGCATTAAAAGATTCAATACTCCTTTCATGCCGGGTAAATGCATTGCTCCTACAGCTATAAAAGTACTTCCTTTTTTTATTTGTTTTTCAATTACAGGTATCCAATTACTGTTTCTTTGTATTAAAAGCTCATCTTCAAACTCAAGCATAGTTTCATCTTCTTTATACATTTCCAACATTTCATTAATATTTTGTTCTTTATAAACTGATACCATTTTTAAATACTCTTTTAACATATCTTCTTCCGGTTCATCCGCAGTAATCATTTCTACTTGTTTTTCAATACTGATACTGTTTAATACATCTATCTGATAATCCGCCGTTTCCAGACCTATTATATCCATCTTCTTCTTTTTGGCAATTTTATTAAGTTCTGTTTCATAAGTTTTTGTTTTGGGCAATAATTCATTTAAAATAATTGGAATTGAAAAAAGCGGTTTTATTTTTATTATTTGATTCCACTTTGATTGTTTAATTTTTAATGAATCTAAAACATAATCGGAAAATTTTTTGTATTCTCCTTCCGTCATATAATCCGATAAAGATTTATTATCAGGCAGTATTAGCTTCTTTGCTAATGATACTTGCTCTAAAAGAGACATATTAATATCAATCTCCAGAGCCAAAATTTTGCAATTTTCAAATTTCTCTTTCATAATATCAGTAAAGAAATAATCATCGGCAGGGATTAAATGAATAGTACCAAAGATATATGAAGGTTCCTCTATATCGTTTCCGGTTATTTCCCATAAAAGTGCATTTTCATATTTTA from Bacteroidales bacterium includes these protein-coding regions:
- a CDS encoding TraB/GumN family protein, translating into MKTLLAITILLYSHFIWAQDTVKYENALLWEITGNDIEEPSYIFGTIHLIPADDYFFTDIMKEKFENCKILALEIDINMSLLEQVSLAKKLILPDNKSLSDYMTEGEYKKFSDYVLDSLKIKQSKWNQIIKIKPLFSIPIILNELLPKTKTYETELNKIAKKKKMDIIGLETADYQIDVLNSISIEKQVEMITADEPEEDMLKEYLKMVSVYKEQNINEMLEMYKEDETMLEFEDELLIQRNSNWIPVIEKQIKKGSTFIAVGAMHLPGMKGVLNLLMLQGYSVSPVKIN